In Styela clava chromosome 14, kaStyClav1.hap1.2, whole genome shotgun sequence, the following are encoded in one genomic region:
- the LOC120340314 gene encoding mannosyl-oligosaccharide 1,2-alpha-mannosidase IA-like yields MKLSHRFTLVIGLGSIAIFCYGMVLFLPKTENMDLKLMFEHRHNDVKHMEKGLPQFHATSTVIRTQKSNNLQQQLPVDQIKINNLDANLKDPEQRHRMEQILHDHQEAIDKANEILSAKAQIEKDKMSMAEQQAQEKRESMEKKLKESGSHTVSPYNVDQGIPSDPDILNKRDKIREMMKFAWDGYKKYAWGANELRPISNRGHSANIFGSAATGATIVDALDTLYIMGMKEEFKEARDWVLSSLDMNSRTDISVFEVNIRFVGGLLSAYFLSGDPVFKNQAKAIADKLLPAFDTPTGIPYAQINPITGRTKNWGWASGGCSILSEFGSLHMEFSMLTKVTGDDIYLKKVMRIREVLQQIDKPNGLYFNYLNPKTGAWGTRHASVGALGDSFYEYLLKTWLLSGKVDEDARKMYDAAVTAIESNMVKKSAGGLTYLGEYKNSRVEPKMGHLTCFAGGMFALGAKGSKDEKHYIDLGAEITHTCHESYDKATLKLGPEGFGFQSGNEATAIRANEKYYILRPEVIESYFVMWRVTKNPKYREWGWEAAQALEKNCRVGNGFSGLKNVYDAKPVYDDVQQSFFLAETLKYLYLLFSDDDLINLDDWVFNTEAHPFPVVR; encoded by the coding sequence atgaaactaTCTCATCGATTTACTCTGGTTATTGGTCTCGGATCAATAGCCATTTTCTGTTATGGTATGGTTTTGTTTCTACCGAAGACTGAAAACATGGACTTAAAGTTAATGTTTGAACACCGACATAATGATGTGAAGCACATGGAGAAAGGATTACCTCAATTTCATGCTACTAGCACTGTCATTCGCACTCAGAAATCAAACAATCTTCAGCAACAACTGCCAGTggatcaaataaaaattaataaccTAGATGCAAATTTAAAAGATCCCGAGCAAAGGCATCGTATGGAGCAGATACTACATGATCATCAAGAGGCAATAGACAAAGCGAATGAAATATTGTCTGCCAAGGCACAAATTGAAAAAGACAAGATGTCAATGGCTGAGCAACAAGCACAGGAGAAGAGGGAAAGtatggaaaaaaaattgaaggaaAGTGGTTCACACACAGTATCCCCCTACAATGTTGATCAGGGAATCCCATCAGATCCAGATATTTTGAACAAAAGAGACAAAATTCGTGAAATGATGAAGTTTGCATGGGATGGATATAAGAAATATGCATGGGGTGcaaatgagctcagacctattTCCAACAGAGGACATTCtgcaaatatttttggcagtGCTGCTACTGGAGCAACCATTGTCGATGCTCTTGACACATTGTATATCATGGGCATGAAAGAAGAGTTCAAGGAAGCCAGAGATTGGGTTTTAAGCAGTCTCGATATGAATTCCAGGACAGATATTTCAGTTTTTGAGGTAAACATCAGGTTTGTTGGTGGTTTATTATCTGCGTATTTCCTTTCGGGGGACCCGGTTTTTAAAAATCAAGCGAAGGCTATTGCTGACAAATTACTTCCTGCATTTGATACACCAACTGGTATACCATATGCTCAGATCAATCCAATAACAGGAAGAACAAAAAATTGGGGTTGGGCTTCTGGTGGCTGCTCAATCCTTTCGGAGTTTGGCAGTTTGCATATGGAATTCTCAATGCTGACTAAGGTAACGGGTGATGATATTTATCTGAAAAAGGTAATGCGCATACGTGAAGTTCTGCAGCAAATTGACAAACCTAATGGACTTTATTTCAATTATCTGAATCCCAAGACGGGAGCTTGGGGAACAAGACATGCTTCTGTTGGCGCACTTGGTGACAGTTTTTATGAATACTTACTCAAAACCTGGCTTTTATCTGGGAAAGTTGATGAAGATGCAAGAAAAATGTATGATGCAGCAGTAACAGCTATAGagtcaaatatggttaaaaaaTCTGCAGGTGGTTTGACCTATTTGGGAGAATATAAGAATTCACGAGTTGAACCAAAAATGGGTCATCTTACTTGCTTTGCTGGTGGAATGTTTGCTCTTGGTGCCAAAGGCTCAAAAGATGAAAAACACTATATCGATCTGGGTGCAGAAATAACACATACTTGTCATGAATCTTATGACAAAGCCACTCTAAAATTAGGACCTGAAGGGTTTGGATTTCAGTCCGGAAATGAAGCAACTGCTATTCGAGCTAATGAAAAATACTATATTCTTCGACCTGAAGTTATAGAAAGTTACTTCGTCATGTGGAGGGTGACCAAAAATCCAAAGTATAGAGAATGGGGATGGGAGGCGGCTCAGGCTTTGGAAAAGAATTGTAGAGTTGGAAATGGATTTTCAGGGTTAAAAAATGTTTATGATGCCAAACCTGTTTATGACGATGTACAGCAGAGTTTTTTTCTTGCAgaaactttaaaatatttatatttgctattttctgatgatgatttaataaatttgGATGACTGGGTTTTTAACACAGAAGCACATCCCTTCCCAGTAGTTAGGTGA